The DNA region ACGGAGAACTGTGATGAGCGCTTGCGCGAAGAACGGAGAACTGTGATGAGCGCTTGCGCGAAGAACGGAGAACTGTAATGGGCACCAACGAATCCCGGCGCACGCACACGCTGTCGGTGCTCGTCGAGGACAAGCCCGGCGTGCTGGCCCGGGTGGCCTCGCTGTTCTCCCGCCGCGGATACAACATTCAGTCGCTTGCGGTCGGTGCCACCGAACAGAAAGACCTGTCGCGGATGACCATCGTCGTCGACGTCGAAGACTCACCGTTGGAACAGATCACCAAGCAGCTCAACAAGCTGATCAACGTCATCAAGATCGTCGAGCAGGAGGACGAGAACTCCGTCGCCCGCGAGCTGGCGCTGATCAAAGTCCGAGCCGACGCGGTGACCCGCGGTCAGGTCATCGAAGCGGTGAACCTGTTCCGGGCGAAGGTCGTCGACGTGTCCAACGAGTCGCTGACCATCGAGGCCACCGGGACACCGGGCAAGCTGGAGGCCCTGCTGCGGGTGCTCGAGCCCTACGGTATCCGTGAGATCGTGCAGTCCGGTGTGGTGTCGCTGTCGCGCGGCCCGCGCGGCATCACCACCAAATAAGCCAGGGGGCGTGCGCTCCCGACAGATCTGAGATCACAACACAAGAAGGAAGATTCACGAATATGGCAGTTGAGATGTTCTATGACGACGACGCGGACCTGTCGATCATCCAGGGCCGCAAGGTCGGCGTCATCGGCTACGGCAGCCAGGGCCACGCGCACTCGTTGAGCCTGCGCGACTCCGGTGTGCAGGTGAAGGTCGGTCTCAAAGAAGGTTCCAAGTCCCGCGACAAGGTCACCGAGCAGGGCCTGGAGGTCGACACCCCGGCCGAGGTGGCCAAATGGGCCGACGTGATCATGCTGTTGGCGCCCGACACCGCGCAGGCCGAGATCTTCACCAATGACATCGAACCCAACCTGACCGACGGCAACGCGCTGTTCTTCGGCCACGGGCTGAACATCCATTTCGATCTGATCAAACCGCCGGCCAACGTCACCATCGGCATGGTCGCCCCGAAGGGACCCGGCCACCTGGTGCGTCGCCAGTTCGTCGACGGCAAGGGTGTGCCGTGCCTGATCGCCATCGACCAGGACCCCAAGGGTGAGGGGCAGGCGTTGGCGCTGTCTTACGCCAAGGGCATCGGCGGTACCCGGGCCGGCGTCATCAAGACCACCTTCAAAGACGAGACCGAGACCGACCTGTTCGGTGAGCAGGCCGTGTTGTGCGGCGGCACCGAGGAACTCGTCAAGACCGGCTTCGACGTGATGGTCGAGGCGGGATATGCCCCCGAGCTCGCGTACTTCGAGGTGTTGCACGAGCTGAAGCTAATCGTCGACCTGATGTACGAGGGCGGTATCGCGCGGATGAACTACTCGGTGAGTGACACCGCGGAGTTCGGCGGGTACCTGTCGGGACCGCGGGTCATCGACGCCGACACCAAGAAGCGGATGCAGCAGATCCTGTCCGAGATCCAGGACGGCACCTTCGTCCGGCGACTGGTCGCCAACGTC from Mycobacterium sp. SMC-4 includes:
- the ilvC gene encoding ketol-acid reductoisomerase, producing MFYDDDADLSIIQGRKVGVIGYGSQGHAHSLSLRDSGVQVKVGLKEGSKSRDKVTEQGLEVDTPAEVAKWADVIMLLAPDTAQAEIFTNDIEPNLTDGNALFFGHGLNIHFDLIKPPANVTIGMVAPKGPGHLVRRQFVDGKGVPCLIAIDQDPKGEGQALALSYAKGIGGTRAGVIKTTFKDETETDLFGEQAVLCGGTEELVKTGFDVMVEAGYAPELAYFEVLHELKLIVDLMYEGGIARMNYSVSDTAEFGGYLSGPRVIDADTKKRMQQILSEIQDGTFVRRLVANVEGGNKELEGLRKQNAEHPIEVTGKKLRDLMSWVDRPITETA
- the ilvN gene encoding acetolactate synthase small subunit: MGTNESRRTHTLSVLVEDKPGVLARVASLFSRRGYNIQSLAVGATEQKDLSRMTIVVDVEDSPLEQITKQLNKLINVIKIVEQEDENSVARELALIKVRADAVTRGQVIEAVNLFRAKVVDVSNESLTIEATGTPGKLEALLRVLEPYGIREIVQSGVVSLSRGPRGITTK